The following are encoded together in the Sparus aurata chromosome 1, fSpaAur1.1, whole genome shotgun sequence genome:
- the LOC115587338 gene encoding aspartate aminotransferase, cytoplasmic produces the protein MSIFSDVPQAPPVAVFKLTADFREDSHPQKVNLGVGAYRTDDCLPWVLPVVKKVERLIVEDDSLNHEYLPILGLPEFRSASSKVALGDDSAAIQENRVGGVQALGGTGALRIGAEFLRRWYNGVNNTATPVYVSAPTWENHNSVFADAGFKDIRPYHYWDAAKRGLDITGLLDDLETAPERSIFVLHACAHNPTGTDPNQEEWKKIAEIMKRRNLFVFFDSAYQGFASGSLDKDAWAIRYFVSEGFELFVAQSFSKNFGLYNERVGNLTVVAHDNENLTRILSQMEKIVRTTWSNPPSQGARIVSKTLNCPELFAEWKGNVKTMADRVLLMRDQLKAKLQGLGTPGTWDHITQQIGMFSFTGLNPKQVEFMIKERHVYLMASGRINMCGLTSKNIDYVAQSIHEAVTKVQ, from the exons ATGTCCATATTCAGCGATGTCCCGCAGGCTCCTCCGGTGGCGGTCTTCAAACTGACCGCCGACTTCAGAGAGGACAGCCACCCGCAGAAGGTGAATCTGGGAGTCGGAG CTTACCGTACCGATGACTGCCTGCCCTGGGTGCTGCCGGTGGTGAAGAAGGTGGAGCGGCTGATCGTGGAGGACGACAGCCTGAACCACGAGTACCTGCCCATCCTCGGCCTGCCAGAGTTCCGCTCCGCCTCCTCCAAGGTCGCCCTGGGAGACGACAGCGCCGCCATCCAGGAGAACagg GTGGGAGGGGTCCAGGCTCTGGGGGGCACAGGTGCGTTGAGGATCGGTGCGGAGTTCCTGCGACGTTGGTACAACGGCGTCAACAACACAGCGACGCCTGTCTACGTCTCGGCGCCCACCTGGG AGAACCACAACAGTGTGTTTGCTGACGCCGGCTTCAAAGACATCCGGCCCTACCACTACTGGGATGCTGCTAAACGGGGCCTGGACATCACCGGGCTCCTGGACGACCTGGAG ACCGCTCCAGAACGCTCCATCTTCGTCCTCCACGCCTGCGCACACAACCCCACCGGCACCGACCCGAACCAGGAGGAGTGGAAGAAGATTGCAGAGATCATGAAG AGGAGGAACTTGTTCGTGTTCTTTGACTCGGCCTATCAGGGTTTCGCCTCCGGCAGTCTGGATAAAGACGCCTGGGCCATCCGCTACTTTGTCTCCGAGGGCTTTGAGCTGTTCGTGGCTCAGTCCTTCTCCAAAAACTTTGGCCTCTACA ATGAGAGGGTTGGCAACCTGACCGTCGTTGCCCATGACAACGAGAACCTGACCCGCATCCTGTCCCAGATGGAGAAGATTGTCAGGACGACTTGGTCCAACCCTCCGTCTCAGGGAGCACGCATCGTCAGCAAGACCCTCAACTGCCCCGAGCTCTTTGCAGAATG gAAGGGTAACGTGAAGACCATGGCAGACCGTGTCCTGCTGATGAGGGATCAGCTGAAGGCCAAGCTGCAGGGTCTGGGCACCCCGGGGACCTGGGACCACATCACCCAGCAAATCGGCATGTTCAGCTTCACCGGCCTGAACC CCAAACAGGTGGAGTTCATGATCAAAGAGAGGCACGTGTACCTGATGGCCAGCGGCCGCATCAACATGTGCGGTCTGACCTCCAAGAACATCGACTACGTCGCTCAGTCCATCCACGAGGCCGTCACCAAGGTCCAGTAA